From Ascaphus truei isolate aAscTru1 chromosome 20, aAscTru1.hap1, whole genome shotgun sequence, one genomic window encodes:
- the LOC142471274 gene encoding uncharacterized protein LOC142471274 translates to MNKMIKEKKQMTDVILIHALEIMYLLTGEDYIIVKKHDNDAACKNSPYAPEDLIKTQSSIMMHSAFSLKHEGNYDKKLMSEKVLEHTNKIIHLLTGKVPIQCDDVAVYFSMEEWEYLEGHKEIYKDVMMEGHQIFKSLDRPMSRNGEDEYPPPLNSPDLKMENSNLQDVRGEACKTTSESIHQEREAAGILEEGSTSCDEENLVNITECSIPVVTLEGSNEETPTMTTHVNAENNCREFGKPYTCDQCGKCFIQPSQLVLHQRVHTGEKPFACAECGKCFSVKSYLTTHKRTHTEEKKYSCSECGKCFLWKSQLATHQKIHSREKKFACNECGRCFTCLSTLVAHQKIHNGEKPFKCNDCEKSFARLCTLVEHQRIHTGEKPFACNDCGKLFALKSSLVSHQRTHTGEKPYSCPDCGRRFSHLSVLVRHHRTHSGEKPYICYICGKSFTQLTSLNKHNKSHTQNKT, encoded by the exons ATGAACAAGATGATCAAGGAGAAGAAGCAGATGACTGACGTGATCTTGATTCACGCTTTGGAGATCATGTATctgctgactggagag GACTATATCATTGTGAAGAAGCATGACAACGATGCTGCATGCAAGAATAGTCCTTATGCCCCAGAAGACCTCATCAAGACCCAGAGTTCCATCATGATGCATTCAGCGTTCTCACTTAAACACGAAGGAAACTATGACAAGAAGCTGATGTCTGAGAAGGTCCTGGAACACACCAACAAGATCATTCACCTGCTAACTGGAAAG GTACCTATACAGTGTGATGATGTTGCCGTCTATTTCTCCATGGAGGAGTGGGAATATTTGGAAGGACACAAGGAGATATACAAGGACGTCATGATGGAGGGCCACCAGATCTTCAAATCACTCG ATCGTCCTATGAGCAGAAATGGGGAAGATGAATACCCCCCACCTTTGAACTCCCCAGATTTGAAAATGGAAAACAGTAATCTCCAAGATGTTCGGGGAGAAGCCTGCAAAACCACGTCTGAATCCATCCATCAAGAGAGAGAAGCTGCCGGAATTTTGGAAGAGGGATCAACGTCTTGCGATGAAGAGAATCTTGTAAACATAACAGAATGTAGTATACCTGTTGTTACATTGGAGGGCAGTAATGAAGAAACTCCTACAATGACGACGCATGTGAACGCAGAGAATAACTGCAGGGAATTTGGCAAGCCATACACCTGTGACCAATGTGGAAAATGTTTTATTCAGCCATCACAGCTTGTTTTACATCAGAGGgtgcacacaggggagaaaccttttgcTTGTGCTGAATGTGGTAAATGTTTCTCCGTTAAATCGTACCTTACTACACATAAGAGAACTCACACAGAGGAGAAAAAGTATTCGTGTTCCGAATGCGGGAAATGTTTTTTATGGAAGTCACAGCTTGCTACACACCAAAAAATCCACTCGAGAGAGAAGAAATTTGCTTGCAATGAGTGTGGGAGATGTTTCACCTGCCTTTCAACACTTGTTGCACACCAGAAAATTCACAATGGAGAGAAGCCGTTTAAATGTAACGATTGTGAGAAATCTTTTGCCCGTCTCTGTACTCTTGTTGAACATCAGAGGATACACACCGGCGAAAAGCCGTTTGCTTGCAATGACTGTGGGAAATTATTTGCCCTGAAGTCTTCTCTTGTTTCACACCAGAGAACTCATACTGGAGAGAAGCCGTATTCATGTCCTGACTGTGGGAGACGCTTCTCCCACCTCTCGGTGCTCGTTAGACATCACAGGACTCACTCTGGGGAGAAACCATATATCTGTTACATATGTGGGAAATCATTTACTCAGCTCACAAGTCTTAATAAACACAACAAAAGTCACACACAGAACAAGACGTAG